One genomic window of Bartonella sp. HY038 includes the following:
- a CDS encoding tetratricopeptide repeat protein: MAEDDSFIREVNEEIRQEKARALWGKFGPMIIGAAVALVLGTAVWQGYSYWQNKKAGTIGDAMLTAESLVKGGKVDEAIAALKQIESSEFGGYPSLAQMREAGLTLEQGNKQAAVAMFDKIAQNSDTPSALKDIASIRAAYILVDTADFNELSQRVTVFASDNNPMRLSAREILGLSAWKVGNLAEAKNYFEQIINDSESAGSGVAARAQLMLSLINSRTESAKG; encoded by the coding sequence ATGGCAGAAGACGACAGCTTTATTCGCGAAGTTAACGAAGAAATTCGTCAAGAAAAAGCACGTGCTTTATGGGGCAAATTTGGTCCAATGATAATTGGCGCGGCTGTCGCCCTTGTGCTTGGCACTGCTGTTTGGCAAGGTTATAGCTATTGGCAAAATAAAAAGGCCGGAACTATCGGCGATGCTATGTTAACAGCCGAAAGCCTTGTCAAAGGCGGTAAAGTTGATGAAGCAATTGCAGCATTAAAGCAGATTGAATCCTCTGAATTTGGCGGCTATCCTTCACTTGCCCAAATGCGTGAAGCGGGGCTAACCTTGGAACAAGGCAACAAACAAGCGGCTGTTGCTATGTTCGATAAAATCGCACAAAATAGTGATACACCAAGCGCATTAAAAGATATTGCTAGTATTCGCGCAGCTTATATATTAGTTGATACAGCGGATTTTAATGAATTAAGCCAACGTGTTACTGTTTTTGCATCTGATAATAATCCTATGCGGCTATCAGCGCGCGAAATTTTAGGACTTTCGGCATGGAAAGTTGGCAATTTAGCTGAAGCTAAAAACTATTTTGAACAAATTATTAATGACAGTGAGAGTGCTGGCAGCGGCGTAGCAGCCCGAGCTCAACTTATGTTGAGCTTGATCAATAGCCGCACAGAAAGTGCAAAAGGCTAA
- the nhaA gene encoding Na+/H+ antiporter NhaA, with product MDHQDQPLKSVTTPHFIAKIYFCILIQIKKLMHLEAFAGVLLIAAAAIALFWANSSFYTTYVGFWHTKLGISLGKFSLNWDLHFWVNDVLMTFFFLIAGLEIRKEIHNGALSSIKQATLPIIAALGGVLVPALIYMLFNTDPISHHGWAVPTATDIAFAVGILALLGRSLPSNIRVVLLSLAIIDDIIAVLIIAIFYSNGIDASALLIAVAAIGLIYIFHFFGISSAFAYALPASVLWFGLWKTGIHPSLAGVILGLLTPIIYQPLQLGKDNKPYKALINPLAIVEKHLHPWVAFFIMPVFALANAGIYLGDINLSANGTFGITMGVMAGLIIGKPLGIILTSFIAVKLGACRLPPQVDWRAMILVGLLAGIGFTMAIFVAMLAFSNPEQLASAKIGVLLGSVLSAIIGLIYGFLYLGYIKQKQN from the coding sequence ATGGACCACCAAGACCAACCATTGAAATCTGTGACAACACCCCATTTCATTGCCAAAATTTATTTTTGCATTTTAATTCAAATAAAAAAGCTTATGCACTTGGAAGCTTTTGCAGGTGTCCTTTTAATTGCCGCCGCAGCTATTGCGCTATTTTGGGCCAATTCATCTTTTTATACAACCTATGTTGGTTTTTGGCATACAAAGCTTGGTATTTCATTAGGCAAGTTTTCTTTAAATTGGGATCTACATTTTTGGGTCAATGATGTCTTGATGACATTTTTCTTTCTTATTGCTGGTCTTGAAATCAGAAAAGAAATTCATAATGGCGCACTTTCAAGCATTAAACAGGCAACATTACCAATTATTGCAGCCCTTGGCGGCGTTTTAGTACCAGCTCTCATCTATATGCTGTTTAACACAGATCCAATTAGCCATCACGGTTGGGCAGTTCCAACCGCCACAGATATCGCCTTTGCTGTTGGTATTCTGGCACTCCTAGGGCGTTCCTTGCCGAGCAATATTCGCGTAGTTCTGCTTTCACTGGCGATTATTGATGATATTATCGCCGTACTTATCATTGCAATTTTTTATTCTAATGGCATTGACGCTTCAGCACTGCTAATTGCTGTTGCAGCTATTGGTCTTATCTACATTTTTCATTTCTTTGGTATTTCATCAGCTTTTGCTTACGCATTGCCAGCAAGTGTGCTTTGGTTTGGCCTCTGGAAAACCGGTATACACCCATCTCTCGCGGGTGTTATTCTTGGTCTTTTAACGCCAATTATTTACCAACCTTTACAGCTTGGTAAAGACAATAAGCCCTACAAAGCCTTGATAAATCCGCTCGCGATTGTTGAAAAGCATCTTCATCCTTGGGTTGCGTTTTTCATTATGCCGGTTTTTGCGCTTGCCAATGCAGGAATTTACCTTGGCGATATCAATCTTTCCGCTAATGGCACATTCGGGATAACTATGGGAGTCATGGCAGGCCTTATAATTGGCAAGCCGCTTGGCATTATTTTAACCAGTTTTATCGCAGTTAAATTGGGTGCTTGCCGCCTGCCCCCACAAGTTGACTGGCGCGCCATGATATTGGTTGGATTACTGGCTGGCATCGGCTTTACCATGGCTATTTTTGTTGCCATGTTAGCGTTTAGCAACCCTGAACAATTAGCAAGCGCTAAAATTGGAGTCTTATTGGGTTCAGTACTATCAGCAATTATTGGACTGATTTATGGTTTTTTATATTTAGGATACATCAAGCAAAAGCAAAATTAG
- a CDS encoding L,D-transpeptidase: MSGKLSRRIFMLSAPLALGACSATGRRIADATPVPAKKINPYYLEMYGAIDSEPYPVKASDISKIDPIYWRQIVAYPSSYTPGTLVVDLNNYFCYFVMEDDQAIRYGVGIAENNTLNFSGDAIIGRKAMWPSWTPTPSMMRRLPERYGHLGGGMAPGPQNPLGPRALYLYRNGRDTLFRLHGTTEEWSIGKNVSSGCIRFLFQDIIDLYNRVTVGSKVVVIPRTTDHQQVAQQI, encoded by the coding sequence ATGTCAGGTAAATTGAGCCGAAGAATATTTATGCTTTCTGCACCGCTTGCATTAGGTGCATGTAGTGCAACAGGACGCCGCATTGCTGATGCAACCCCAGTGCCAGCAAAAAAAATTAATCCCTATTATCTTGAAATGTACGGTGCAATCGACAGTGAACCTTACCCTGTCAAAGCTTCAGATATCAGTAAAATCGACCCAATCTATTGGCGACAAATTGTTGCTTATCCAAGTTCTTATACGCCAGGCACTCTAGTGGTCGATCTTAATAATTATTTTTGCTATTTTGTCATGGAAGACGATCAAGCTATCCGTTATGGGGTTGGCATTGCCGAAAATAATACCCTAAACTTTAGCGGAGATGCGATTATCGGTCGTAAAGCAATGTGGCCATCTTGGACACCAACCCCTAGCATGATGAGAAGATTGCCGGAGCGTTATGGACATCTTGGCGGCGGCATGGCACCTGGCCCACAAAATCCATTAGGCCCTCGGGCGCTTTATCTTTACCGTAATGGTCGTGATACTTTGTTCCGCTTGCATGGAACCACGGAAGAATGGAGTATTGGTAAAAACGTATCTTCTGGCTGCATCCGTTTTCTATTTCAAGATATCATCGATCTTTACAACCGCGTTACCGTGGGTAGTAAAGTTGTCGTTATTCCTCGCACTACAGATCACCAACAAGTCGCGCAACAAATCTAG